Genomic segment of Nostoc sp. TCL240-02:
AGTTTTTTGTAACGACTCTTGATTCATCCACGCCATCATTAAGACAGTGCCATCCAAATAATCTTGGACAATTGCAGGCACTAGACCCCGTTCATCGTAGCGAATTTTTTCAACAGGGATGGCGTAATGGAGCGATCGCGAATCGTTAGAAGACATACCAACTAGTTTGCTCTAATGAGAATAAATCATGAATTTACGATACCATTCTGAATAGAGTAACTGATATGTTTTTTTGAATTTCACTATCTTCTCTAGCTCTAAACAAGAACATTCCGCTCCATAGCAGACTGCATCTTGACAGCACTTAACGCAACTTTGTGAGCTTTTGATGCCTCACCATACCAATGGATGGCCGAGTTAAAAGCTGCTCGGTAAAGATCCTGGTATGCTTCAGATAATCGAGTTTGAATATCTAAAGGCAAATCTTTATTTGACTTGTATAACATGTTCTTATTTTTTAGTTCAGCTATTTATATATGATAGAAATTCTAAGTACTTTTTGACACTATCCTAAGATAGAGCTTTTTATTGCCCACTGTTAGGAGAGAACCTTGGTAAACACCACAATTAAAACAACAAAATCACAAGAAATCTTTGCCGCCGCTCAAACCCTCATGCCTGGAGGAGTCAGTTCTCCA
This window contains:
- a CDS encoding ChaB family protein, which translates into the protein MLYKSNKDLPLDIQTRLSEAYQDLYRAAFNSAIHWYGEASKAHKVALSAVKMQSAMERNVLV